The Plasmodium falciparum 3D7 genome assembly, chromosome: 3 nucleotide sequence TATATCATAATTCTTATGATTAAAAGATATCATCGAAAATATTTTCTCATTCTCTATCATCTCTCTTTCATATAAGGATTGCTTGTCATATAAAAAACCATCAATTAAATCCAAtcgaaaattttttaatttcttatcCGTCACATAATCCTTTTCAGATATGGTCTCATCATCACAAATATCTTTCATACCTTCATCCAAAAGGGtactatcatcatcattatcatcataagcatcatcatcatcattattattattattattattataatattcactCTTGCAATAATTATCCTCCCAATTTTTATCTCCATAATTTCCCATTTTATTACCTCCATGTGTGTCCTTTTTTTCCTCTTTCTTCCTTTCAAAATTCTTTCTCTCTTCCCAACCAAATAAATCCTCCAAAGTGTATTTCCCCTTTTTCTCATCAAAAGAAATAATCTCCTTTAATCTTTCAACTTCCTCATTCTCTAAACTTACTGCGcagtttttatattttccaaaaaaaatttttttactCAAATaccaaaaattttttatatatccttTCATGATTTCCTTATTATTCACATCCTCATTTATGATAACCTTTTCTctcttatttattaataaatctgAATGATGATAATGCAAATCCATATTACCACTGCTTCCTAAATTTACTCGTCTTCTCTTTTCTACATCATCATAATGACTTACACTTaggttattattatcatactTGTTCCCATTATTAATCACATTGTAAACACATATTCGAGGTTTCTTAAATAATTTCTCTCCTTCAAAATGATCATCTTTATAAGGATGAAAAAAGTaactatttctttttattgtattatatatattattttcatacccatttctattattacacatattattatcaccatatGATACACTCCCCTCACCTCTTTTCATTTGTTCAGGATACACATCCAAATCATTTACTTCTTCATACatgttacatatattatttaccaaattattatttatattccttttaaATTTGTAGGAACAAAAATTCTCAAAATCTAATAAATTTCTAGAAAATAATTCATCACTACTTTTACTacttttatttctatattcAGTTGGAAGTGATGTCATTAgatgatttttatttatgttattattactatttgaAGTATATGGTATATTAATAGAATGTAAATATTCTGTATTTCGttctttaaaattatataaaaaattattattctcTTCTTCCTTATTTAGATCATTTAATTCatattcaatatttttacaactattatttatttcttggCTACTGTTTATAAGCCCTTTATTGatattcacattattattaatattatttacataatttatGTTACTCACACAATCCAagtttttcatattattaatattcttAGTTGTATCCATATTTTCCATTTCAACacaattatttataagaTCATCCCTcaaattttctttataattatatatagaatttCTTTTTAACAAACCAACTGAAGATGCACGATTCTGACCTGTACATCTACTTTTCCTTTCTTCACCTTTTATTACTAAAGAATTATTGCATGCATTCAAATTAAtattgtcattatttttttgtgataAGGATATAGTATTCAATACATTACAACTTGTACCTAAACGATTGCATACCATATCATATGAATCATTTTTATGCTCAGTTAAATTAACAACGTctttatttatcatatattctttgtttttatatgtatccttattttcaataattacatttttatcatccttTGATTGAAATGAATCTATGCTACTATTGTTTTCTGCATGAATTCGATctaatttacattttttataattcatcAAATtgttttctatattatttttcatacttAAATAGTTATTATGATTAAACGTCttcttataattatcatcctTATATCCATGCTTATCTAAATGAACCTCATTATTCTTTTCAATGTGTCTATCGCTTTGTTTCATATAATtagtaatttttatattatctctttttaaattatagCCATTAGgcttattatgaatattatttctattattaGAAATATTACGTGTCTTATTGGAACCACTACTTGTCTtcacaatattattattattattaatattattaatattattattattattattattgttcgtCATGCCACTTTTATTGGTGTCCTtactatttttaaaataattcaatATGGAATAATTAGAAGACGTTCTTGTTATTACACTTTTATTATCAACCATGCCCTTTTCAACATGctcttctttatttaaatcTAACAAACCACTAGATTTTATCGATGTACCCTTGGTGGAAGATGcaaatttcttttctttttctaaatCTTTGTATATAGCTTCCTTTATATGATTatcttttcttcttctatTTATCAAATGTGTTGAGGTTTCTTCTATATTGTCTTTTccatttttacatattttttcatttttcacctttttcatattctttttcataattacTTCATCGTTCTTCGGTTGATTTAgtagtatattttttttcttgttcatgtttccttttcttttattcgctatttttttttcaatattattattttggtCGATATTCATAACATTACTCTTAACTCTTTTGGATACCAACTTATCCATCTAAACACAACTCGAGTTGGATGTGTGAacttttcaaaaaataaaataataatatatatataaatatatatgtatatgtatatgtatatttacacaattatataatatatatatatatatttatatatacacatacataaaatttttgaagaaaaacatgaacaagaaaaatacaaaaagatttaaaaaaataaataataaaaatcaaaGGTGAAGAAATTAATAGACACACTGAAGTAATGTTACaatatgttatatgtatacttatatatttatatatttatatattcatatatttatatattcatatatttcgtTGTTTTCTTGTTtgattgtattttttttttttttatttgttacttatttgattatattattttattttattatattttattttgttttatttcactttatttttttggctagaaaattttgatttttctgaattgttcataattttttttttataaatataaaaatgtacagaaaaaaaaaataaataaaaaagaaaaaaaataaaagaaaaacaaatgaaGGGATGAGcgaataaatgaatatattttaccatgtatgtaaaaaaattattacatataaatatattaatattaaacattttaataattagcAACCATAGggatatatgtttttatttataattcataaaaaagaaaaaaaagaaaaaaaaaaaggtattcTTGAATTAGTAAacaatcattatatatacatatgtattaaatatatatatatatatatatatatatatttatatatttctttagaATTCTttcttgtattttttttttttttatatacattttttcagtataagtattattatatatataattgatgtttttatttatcacaaaaatatttatttatatatatgagctCAGAAgatttatacaaatatgtacacactaaatatatattatgtattaaatattttatatatatatatatatatatatataaattttttttttaactttaatgattcttcctttttcttGGGGAATGCAGTGATATTGCTTCACTGTTcctttatacatatataaatattcaagagttattcatttataatacaaacaaaaaaaaaaaataaaaatatatatgaagtaaaaaatataaagataaaatgttcttatataatgataaaatgttcttatataatgataaaatgtttttatataatgataaaatgttcttatataatgataaaatgtttttatataatgataaaatgttcttatataatgataaaatgtttttatataatgataaaatgtttttatataatgatgaaataatACACAATgttttgataatattatattacaataaaattgataaactattacaataaaatgatgaaatattTACAATAAAATGATGAGATATTTACAATACattgataaaatattacaatatattgatgtatatttttatatatggatatattttgcttttgtattttttcataaaatttgATACTAATATGACACAACAAAGAAGAaagtattatttaaaatgaaagtatataaaggaaaaaacgtaaaaaaaaaaaagaaaaaaagaaaaattagaaaacATAAACAAATGATATgcatatgtaaatatattatattatgtttattttttatttagttttattttattttattatattatattttttttttttcatatgtataatatatataatataatatatgtatatttaacaatcatacaataaaatagtataaattattttttttataatattatagtttatttatttttatttttttttattattttatgtgtaCCATTTGATAATTTGGTAATTTACTTTTCATTCATTTAactttttgtattatatattcctcTTAGTAATtatcaagaaaaaaaataaatcgaAATggtgcttttttttttttttttttttttttcaaaatcgTCTGTTTTTgtgcaatatatatatatatatatatatataatgatatatgtacaaaaaaaaaaaaatatatatatataaacatattatatgtttgtatgatcatatatattgttatttaaaatgtgtatattagagtgtataaaattttttcatattcatatgtaatatttcatataccaaaaaaaaaatttaggtgcatacaaataaattatatatgaattatatatatataaatactcaaacatataaaatatattattgaattatttattttatatataatatgtattttttatatatgtatatatttttatatattatatatatatgttttttttatattatattatatatatatatataatatatatatattttttttttttaatttttttttttttttttttttttttttttataaaatttatatttttctaatattaacgttattttttttttttcttgtgtATAAATTGGTTGTATGAATTTaatgtaattttttcatGTGTATTATTTTAGAATGCGtacttataaaatattttattataattatgcaTCATGGTTTAATTATAGTTATATTaactatataaaaataatatagcaaacttttttttttctaatcagatttataagtatatatatatatatatatatttatatatttatttatttatttattttattttttaatcaCTTTTATTAGAtgtaatagaaaaaaaaagaaaagaaaaatataaggtatatatataaatataacaattataaattaataataacaaattatttataatgggagtgtggaaataaaaaaaaaggaaaagaaaaaaatcggtttaagtataatatatgtaaatatatttcttttgacACATCAAAAAAATTTCACATACAGAAATGTGTAATagataatgtatataatgtatatatatatatatatatatatatatatatatatttatagttaATATTTCCTTAATATATGAAAgaggttatatatatatataaatgataccccgcatatataatataatataatataatataataagtatGTATACTTTCCATCAAGGGTTTagtgaaaaaataaaaacataagaTAAACAAAAcattgataatatatatatatatatatatatatatatattattattacacatgtatttattttatttttttaatgtattattaaaaggTTTGTAGTTTTGATTAAactttacatatttttttaacttggaattaaaaaaaaaacaaaatcattgagtatatatattatatattattttaaagtttttttaattttttcatttattctcttatttcattattttattctttttatttgtttatcccactttataagaattatttatgtatggatacatgtaaattatataatcatttcaCGTGTTCccttctttttaaaaataatttatttattttttttgtttatatgaaataattcGATGTGCATGTAACGTTTCCccaaagggaaaaaaaattataaaattaaaaatatatatatatatatatatataaatatatgaaatatacaCACTTCTTtggtattatttataaaaagaaaaaaaaagaaatatatatattattattatttatttgttaggCATTACTTATTGCTTCATTATAaggttataattttttatttttttgttcttattaaccatttgattttttttttgtttttttaacttCAAACGTTATTCACTGAATttcatattttgaaaaaaaaaaaaaaatattatgtaaataaacatatatatgtatgtatatatatatatatatatatatatatataaggaatATCCTAAACTTTTGATatcttaatttattatagaaatattctttatatggaaaaaaagtaaataacCTCTTGGAATAATTAAatgatatacataaatattgttatgcgacaaaatatattttaagtacatatttttatgttttctttttttctttcttttttttttttttttttttggctgTTTACCTTGCctgttcataatattttttttattttgggGGGTTTATTACATGATATCCAAaagacgaaaaaaaaaaagaaaaaggaaataaaaacgCACACAGAAATAAtatctattttatattttatttcacaAACCTTACATGcggtttatttatatattaagattatttatttatttttttataaaagttaaaaaacagttaaaaagatataataagGTTAATGTGTAAcccatatatattacatatatttataatatataaatattaagaagaaaaaaaaaaaaaaatatatatatatatatatatatatatatatatatatatatttacaaataaaaaatatttatccatgacgcaaaaaaaaaaaaaaaaattagcaATTTATAATTGTTCTAATTATTTTAAGAatgtttcatatatatatatatatatatatatatatatatataaaaccaCAAATGTATTTCATAAAAagtgttataatataatatgtaaatatataataaacatatgatgtatatatgttgtgaaaataaaaaaaaaataatttatatagtattcatatataacatatgttAACAATTCagtaataaacataaaaatatatttatatgtattaatttataatgttaagaattatataatacataaaatttatatttaaaaatattcaaaaagggaaaatatacaaaatatttttataagaattaaattttttgttatactttattattttttagttATTCTTCAGAATTCATTTCATTTAAGGTCCCTTCATTgttattatcaaaattttcatcattttcgtCATTTTCGTCATTTTCGtccttttcatcattttcgtCATTTTCGTCATTTTCGTCATTTTCGTCATTTTCGTCATTTTCGTCATTTTcgtcattttcatcattttcatcattttcgtCATTTTCATTCGATGAATCAATACTTATAAGATTCTGAATTTCATTTTCCTTATTAGACGGGTCTTTATTATGAGATACACTTACATTATAAGTACTATATAACTCATcagttatattatttttattattatcatgatcaatatttaataaatcattatttgtatgttcatttttatcatcatgacacgaatatttttcttcgtcattattatcatcattatgatcattatcattatcatcatccccattttcataattatcatcatcatcattttcataattatcatcatcattttcataattatcatcatcatcattttcataattatcatcatcatcattttcataattatcatcatcctCATTTgcataattatcatcatcctcattctcataattatcattatcctcatcatcataattatcatcctcattatcatcatcatccccattatcatcatcctcattatcatcatcatccccattatcatcatcctcattatcatcatcatcctcattatcatcatcatccccattatcatcatcatcctcatcatcatcattttgttTGGAGACATTTTTCTTGTCCCCTTCATCATCtgaagaaattatataacaacTATTGTTACTCTCCtcttcattatcatcatcattattattattattattatttacataatctTCATAATTTTGTAAATCTTCATGTACATTCTCATCAACATGTAGATTAAAAGTATTTTCATGAACATTagaaaaataattctttttattttcttgaatattattatggaCGGAAATATCTTCAAATGTTACATGGTTATTTAATTCAGTATTTACATCGTTACTATAATTTTCTTGTTCCTTTTCTTCATCGTCATaactatcatcattatcatcatcattattattatcatcatcattattatcatcatcattatcatcatcatcattatcatcattattatcatcatcattattatcattatctcCTCCAACACTtacttttcttatttttatcgAATTGGATTCTCCCAAATAACCATTTTCTTTTGTTATTTCCGAATCTGAaaaatatttcctttttttatcttgttgttttttattttccaaaGCACTTCCCGCTTCGACTATTTTTACATACGCATCATAATTATACTCTGAAAGGTTTGTTGAGAAattatttgatttatttatgCCTTGGAAGTTATCTTTGttaacatttaatatattattaaaatcgTTTATATTTGATGATAACTCACAAACAAACccattattactattatcattattattatcattattattatcattattaatattatcattattaatattatcattattaatattatcattattattatcattattaatattatcattattattatcatcattaatattatcattattattatcattattaatattatccttattaatatcatcattattatcataatgtGTGCTTACAGGATAGTTTTCATTTTTCGCTTGTATTATATCTtcgttttcctttttatcatcatcacaTTTGCTATTCGATTCATTCGACACATTATCCTTTTCATCAACATATGTGAGtgtttcttccttttttatattatcatttattaaattattagcATCATTTTGTACATAAACATTTTCAAGGTTATGAGCATTTTCTATGGATTCATTAATTAAtctaattaaattattatgttcattttttagttcgtcattatttataatatcttgTTTATCCTTAATaagaattttatttatattttctatgaCTTGATTATTATCTACGTTATcattagtatatatattctgaataatattttcttcatatctTTCTAAGGTTTCATTATTAATTTGGTCAGATTTAACATTACCATTAGTCAACAAATTGTGGTTATTAAATGCGTTAACAAGATGATTATCTTCATCtcccatattattattattattattattattattattattattattattattatcatcatcatcatcatcatcatcatcatcatcatcatcaccattcatattattatctagGTCCATTTTGTCCGTATACATTTCCtcattatttacataatctTCCTCAT carries:
- a CDS encoding cdc2-related protein kinase 4 — protein: MNIDQNNNIEKKIANKRKGNMNKKKNILLNQPKNDEVIMKKNMKKVKNEKICKNGKDNIEETSTHLINRRRKDNHIKEAIYKDLEKEKKFASSTKGTSIKSSGLLDLNKEEHVEKGMVDNKSVITRTSSNYSILNYFKNSKDTNKSGMTNNNNNNNNINNINNNNNIVKTSSGSNKTRNISNNRNNIHNKPNGYNLKRDNIKITNYMKQSDRHIEKNNEVHLDKHGYKDDNYKKTFNHNNYLSMKNNIENNLMNYKKCKLDRIHAENNSSIDSFQSKDDKNVIIENKDTYKNKEYMINKDVVNLTEHKNDSYDMVCNRLGTSCNVLNTISLSQKNNDNINLNACNNSLVIKGEERKSRCTGQNRASSVGLLKRNSIYNYKENLRDDLINNCVEMENMDTTKNINNMKNLDCVSNINYVNNINNNVNINKGLINSSQEINNSCKNIEYELNDLNKEEENNNFLYNFKERNTEYLHSINIPYTSNSNNNINKNHLMTSLPTEYRNKSSKSSDELFSRNLLDFENFCSYKFKRNINNNLVNNICNMYEEVNDLDVYPEQMKRGEGSVSYGDNNMCNNRNGYENNIYNTIKRNSYFFHPYKDDHFEGEKLFKKPRICVYNVINNGNKYDNNNLSVSHYDDVEKRRRVNLGSSGNMDLHYHHSDLLINKREKVIINEDVNNKEIMKGYIKNFWYLSKKIFFGKYKNCAVSLENEEVERLKEIISFDEKKGKYTLEDLFGWEERKNFERKKEEKKDTHGGNKMGNYGDKNWEDNYCKSEYYNNNNNNNDDDDAYDDNDDDSTLLDEGMKDICDDETISEKDYVTDKKLKNFRLDLIDGFLYDKQSLYEREMIENEKIFSMISFNHKNYDIHIEKLLNLFPRDFMKKYKIVKKLGEGVYGKVFKAESLDDCYLHFAVKVLRYFWPNFKYKFGSEEFAVNEYNIMRILFHPNVVCLIDSFRVHTYRKGKTKNHRNNKGMINDEDSAAEYDFSFQRHRKPERNQYSPSLETVQRNNRYSNFVAKNCITIEDLEKDLVMHSIDKPENVEQNFSSYRDGHVYNNDITMGGMYKKGVKKGEHDSKKVLLYMGGTNNVMDKCNIRKDSDDVYCNYDYFKGNAAVTNDNNKNDDDNNKNDNDNNKGGGDNNKNGDGGDDGGDDGGDDGGDDGDDDDDDGDDDINNGYVGNNFVNKQVRGVGKISRGVHNYAYKSSCRKKMRKGHVRIKENTRTIDKLKYRKHSKKLKKIENKNNDYIENWDLFLVIEKCDCSLNDILNKVKKKHSLFIQHIKQCTAQYLPNERIDMTYDHIRNYVKYVYLPLKKIENRSFYPEMPSLTEIQTKVVIYQMLQGINHFHKKFIIHRDIKPANTLIKNIQYLSDGLNDPKEWIVKIADFGLGVYDHFLKAETKDSNIITLQYRPPEILCNSTLYNYSVDIWSVGITMCECLLGFVPVTSKFESSVLFKILVFRGIPNENFDDLLKKEFIGELPKFKIDRLKMLQIIFTDIYGRRILSDEGLDLIDQFLSYDYKNRITANEALKHKWFEDVHLHLNEDLLRYYKDNGTYYF